The Sedimentibacter sp. zth1 DNA segment TACGTTTTTAAGTCCTTCTCTAATGATAGCTTGAGCCAATAATGTTGCTGTTGTAGTTCCATCACCTGCTATATCATTTGTTTTAGTTGCTACTTCTCTAACAAGTTGAGCACCCATATTTTCAAATGGATCTGATAATTCTATTTCTCTTGCTATTGTAACTCCATCATTAGTAATCATTGGAGAACCAAATGATTTTCCTAATACAACATTTCTTCCCTTAGGTCCTAATGTAACTTTTACTGTATCTGCTAATGTGTTAACGCCTTTTTCCATAGCACGACGTGCTGCTTCATCAAATTGAATTAATTTTGCCATTTAAATGCACCTCTTCTTATAATTTTTATTCTACTACTGCTAATATATCTGATAATTTTATTACAATTAATTCTTCACCATCAATTTTAACTTCTGTTCCAGCAAATTTAGAGAAAATTACTTTGTCTGCAACTTTAATTTCATTCTTTTTCTTATCATCTGAAGTAATTCCTGCCCCAACTGCTAAAACTTCTGCTATTTGTGGTTTTTCTTTTGCAGTACCTGTCAATACAATACCACTTTTAGTTTTTTCTTCAGCCTCAATCATTTTAATAACAACTCTTTCACCTAATGGTTTAACGTTCATTTAATTACCTCCTAATTTATAAAAATATAATATAATTTAAACAGTTTTATTGTTTTATTAGCACTCAATGTATACGAGTGCTAACACTATATATAATAACCATTTGCGCTTATGTAATCAATATCGATTATAAGCAGTTTAAA contains these protein-coding regions:
- the groES gene encoding co-chaperone GroES, with the translated sequence MNVKPLGERVVIKMIEAEEKTKSGIVLTGTAKEKPQIAEVLAVGAGITSDDKKKNEIKVADKVIFSKFAGTEVKIDGEELIVIKLSDILAVVE